CTATTGCTGAATATTTCCCATTATAATACTTCGAATATTCCGACAATGCCACTATCGCAACAAGCATATCCGGAACATATATGTATTCTCCCGGATATGTCGGACAATTCAAAATATCACTTGCTTTTATTCTACGACTCATCGTTTTACACAATGAATGATATAACTCGTCATATTTACCATCACCACCAATCTTTTTATAATTACCAATCATCCAAGCAAGATGACTCAAATAAGAAATATGACTATTATCACCATCTAAATTCTCCAAAGGGTCTTCTCCCCATCTTAACGTATCATACCATCTGATTTCAGGCGAAAGCACTATCGAAATAAGACTATCAATTTGTACAATGACTCCCTCTTTCGTTTCAGAATAAAGCAACGAGATATTAGAGAGTGATTTGGCTAACATAGAACATGAATACAAAGCCCACTCTCCTTGGAATTGATCGCCAATAGCCGTTGGCATTTCATTAATCAATGTTTGTGATTCTGTTACTATTTTTTACTAAATAGTTACATCTTTGAAGAATATCAGTTTTCTCCTTGTCAAAAGATTCTATATCGCTATCAAAATGACGCACCCATGCTACCTTTATAACAACAAATATTATAAACAAGATGCATATATAGATAAAACAACCCGTATTGCTAAATATACGTTTCTTCATCTCTCCGAATTACTAAAACCTTTAATCCTAATCCGTTCTTTCTCCTCTTTTTTGTCCTGGATGTCATTCAAAGCAGAAAAACGTCCTTTCACCTCTTGGTGAACTTCAAAAAAACTATTTAATATTGCAGTGAAAAGTTCCTCCTTATTCGGAGTATTTTTAGTAAAAATCAGTTGATATCTACTATGTACTCCCAACTTATTTTCATTTTCACTAATAGAATACAAAGTAACAGGCATTGCATTCATATTTGTCTGATTAATAGCCTCCTTCAAATTGTCCAACAAAGGATCATCCAAATCCAAAGTTCCCCACCAAGTATCATAAAATGTGATTGTTGTTTCCGCTTCAACTACCACACAAAACTCTTCCCCTTGATACTTAAAATACATGTTTCCGGTTTCTTTATCTATCTCCGGCTGACAACCTAAATTTTTTAATGTACTAATAGTAACTTTTCTTATTTCCATATAAGGATAACTTTTAAAGATTTTTTTTGCTAAATAACAAAACAATTCAACACCCCCAAAAAACAAAACTGCATACGCAAAACTAAATGACCATTCCCCTATACATCTCACTATCAAATAGCATACAACTACAAGAAGATAGCAACTATATTTCAATACAGAAAAATGTTTTTCCTGAACTTTATCCTCTCCCACTTTAAAATCAAATTAACATTTACAACCACTTATAAAAATATTTGTCCCAAAGACAAAGCTGCAAGACCACGCAAGAATCCTCTTTCATAAGAAAGAAGCATACCGTTCATATAAGGTAATCCCGCTTTAAAATCTTGCTCCATTTTAGTCAATTCGTCCATGTGTTGCATCAATGTTTCTTTTTGTGTTTCCAATAGTTTTACAACATCTACTAATCCAGCATTAGAACGAGAACTTATATGAAACTGAATAGTTCGTAAATTATCAGTATACCGGAGTCTCACTTGCCTAAATTTAACTTCCAAAGTACTCTTTATCATTTGCATATTCATACCCTTATAAGACATATCAGGATTCGACATTGCGTCTTCATAACCCTTTGTTTCATAGTCCTCCTTCAAGAATTTGTAAATCAAATCAATAGGCATTCCTGTTCCATAACGAATAATCAACGCATTACCATCGTCATTCGACGTTTTTTTTACAAGATTATCTGGCTGCATATCAACAGCTTGTTCTTGTTCATTCTGCAATACTTCAATTGTAGCAGATTCTTTATTTTTAAATAAATTCCAAAATCCCATTGTTTATTTCATTAATATAATTCAAACATAAGTAGATTGTTATTTCATTTTTCATCGTCTTTTCCTTCCAAAGGTTCTTTAAAACCACGATAAACCCAAACTGTTATTATATAAACAATCAATTCTATAAAAATAGTAAAAAAGAAAGTGTTAACCTTTTCGGGGTATTCATTAACTGTATATACTACAATAAGACAATTTATAACTACCAAAAGTCGATTAATACCTTTTGGAAAAGGGAACCAATAAATGCTATATTTAATCACTTCTTTGTTGATTTGTTTCTTCAAAATTTCATCTATTTTTTCCATATTATATCTATAAACTATACATCAACGTAATGAAATACTATTAAATTTCACATCGTTCCACACAAAATCTTCTATAACATTAATATCAGGTAAAAGATAATCTTCCTTATTGGGATACTTCGCTAAGATCTGTTCATCTGAGACAGATAATCGAGAACGAATTTTCTTGAAATATTTCACTTCGGAATATTCAATTCGGTCATCAGCTTCAATCGTATCAATAGCCAATCCTATAATATTAAGTTGTTCCTCTATAGATAACTCCACATTAGATAATTCGTTTAAGTATTCCTTTAGAAAAAGAGCACCATTTTTGTTTATCTCTGACACATAACTATTTAGCAATTCTTCCATGTTTAGTCCTTCAAACATAGATGTCTCTATAGCCTTTTTTTTCACCATATCAATTTCCTGCAATGCAATATTTCCATCACAAGACAT
This portion of the Bacteroides acidifaciens genome encodes:
- a CDS encoding TerB family tellurite resistance protein, whose amino-acid sequence is MTKQGLYLKTIFCCMSCDGNIALQEIDMVKKKAIETSMFEGLNMEELLNSYVSEINKNGALFLKEYLNELSNVELSIEEQLNIIGLAIDTIEADDRIEYSEVKYFKKIRSRLSVSDEQILAKYPNKEDYLLPDINVIEDFVWNDVKFNSISLR